The following is a genomic window from candidate division KSB1 bacterium.
GCAAACCTAATATTTTATTAGTTGTTACTTTTTTATTTAATGAGCAACCGCGATAAAACAATATATTATCTTTTTTTAATAACAATAGCATCAACATCGCTATATGTTGTTTTTAGAAATCTACCACCGATTATAGGCAGTTTTCGCTTTTTCTGGGCGCCTGCTACCCTTTTGATAGTGCTATTATCGAAACCGGATATTTATTTTAATAAACCACTGATAAATGTTTTGGGGTTTGGAATTCTTGTTTTAGGAGCTTTACAATATACATTCTGGCAATATATGACAGACTGGACCAGGAACGTACTGTTGGAACACTTTTATAATTTATCTGTTTTTACTGTTATTTCCACATTTTTGATTTCTGAAAGAAAGTTTTATTTGTGGGGAAAGATTAGTAAACTTGGCTTCTTTTTCGTATTAATTACCCTTATAGGAACGAATATTGGTCTTAATATGGATCCTCTTGTTGTCAGGAATTCTGCTGGCGGGTTATCCCCCGTTCAAGAGCAGGTTGCGAAGATGACAGGATCAGCAGGTTATGGATATGCGCAGGCATTTGTACTGCTAATACCCATTTTAGTTTATTATATAAAATTCCGAAAACTATTTTTTTTCAGTAGGCGAATCCTGGTAATAGTTTTAATACTGGTTTTAATAACACTTTTCAGAGCCCAGGTCTTTGGAAATGTTTTGGTCGCTTTGGCAATACTAATACTTTCATTTGGTGGATCTAAAAGAGGAAAAACAATATTCAGTACTGATTGCATTTTTTTCCATTATATATATTCCAAAAACAATATACGCAGACTTTTTCCTTTATTTGAGTGGTTATTTTGACTCAACATCTGTCATTCATTCCAAACTGACAGACTTTGCCATTTTTATTCAAATGCCGGAATTTACTACTACAACAGAAGCTGGAGGAAGAGCTGAAAGATACCCCATACTTTTTAAGGCATTTGTACCAAAACCCCATTTGGGAACAGCTTCTTCTTCAGAAACCTATAACATTGGAGGAGGTGGGCATTTATTTTGGATGAACCGCCTTACGCAATGGGGAATTTTGGGATTTAGCGCTTTTATCTATATGCTTTATACAGTTTACAAAAAAATACACTCCCTGTTTGACAATGAGTTTGGGTATTATTACTCACTTTCTATACTTGCATTTGTAATGCTGGGACTTGTGAAGAATATTGCTGGGCGTGAACCTTATTTAATGTTGTTAATAATTATTCCGGGTCTTTATTTTACACAATTTGGGGTTGATAAAAAAGGCAATTCCACAATTTAAGTTCAATTTTATTGCAATTTGACCCGGAATATGCACAATGTTTGACAAATTAATTCAACGGTTAAAACAAATCAAATAAAGATGCAAGCATTGAATGGTGAAGCAAGTTGAATAGAGTTTATTTTATCGATTTACCTAATCGCAAAATAGATACAGCAAGTTATAACAGATTTCTTTCTCTTACTAGAATGGCAGGGTATTATTTTGATACAAAAATATTCAAAGCGACAGATGTCACAGATATTTTTCGAAAAAATACACTAATAAGGGGCTTGGCCATTAGAGCAAGTTTAATGAGAGCATCGTTTAATATTGTTAAGGTAGATAAGGCTCATAATAATAGTGTTGTATATTTATTTGGTGTAGACCCGATCATGAGCATATACTATTTTATCCTCTTTAAAAGTTATAGAATTAAAATTGTAAGCGAGCGTAATGAATTACCTATTGAGATAATAAATAATAAACATCGAATAGTCTCTCTTTACAAAAGATTTCTTTATCCATGGTTATTCAAGCTTTTTGATGGTTATTCAGTAATCAGTTCACAATTGCAGAAATTTTATAGCTCCTATACAGGAGAGAGGTGTCAAATCACGCTTTTGCCGATGACTGTTGACTTTAGTAGATTCGAGAATGTCCTCATTGATAATAACAAAGATGTCAAATTCATCTTTTATGCCGGAAGCTTGGATCAAAGCAAAGATGGAATTAATCATCTTATCAGGGCTTTCTTGAGAGTTCACAAAAAACTTTTAAACTGGGAGCTTTGGATTGCAGGAATATCAGATGACAGTTCAGATATTGTATGTAGCACAATTGGAGATCCTGATTTTGAAAAAAAAGTAAAATTTCTTGGATTAGTATCACGAGATAAAATTCCAGCATTGCTATTAAGCTCTGAGGTATGTGTTTTGCCTCGGCCAGATAGCTTGCAAGCCAGGCACGGATTTCCAGCGAAATTAGGGGAGTATTTAGCGTCCGGAAAGCCGGTAATTACAACTAATGTTGGAGAGATACCAAGCTATTTATCAAAGGAAGAAGTTTTCTATATTTCAAAGGACACTATTGAAGTCAATTTAGCTGAAACTCTTTTATTCGTTTATTCGCACTATGATCAGGCCTTAGAAAAAGGTCAAAGAGGACGTCAAAAAGCGTATCAGGTCTTCAGCTTACAAAAAAATGCTGAAATTTTAAGAGATTTTATTAACGGAGTAATTTCACAGTAGACAGCAATGGATTTTTATATATCGAATAAAAGACTTAACGGGCATGATGAAAGAATTGGTGATCTTTACCTTAGCTATGAAAAATATCACCAAATAAATGAAAGAGAGTTGGTGCACGATTCTGACGAAATTTTAATTTTTGCTGATGCAAACTTGTCATTTGTTAATAGCATCTCAAAAGAGCCATCA
Proteins encoded in this region:
- a CDS encoding glycosyltransferase family 4 protein, with the translated sequence MNRVYFIDLPNRKIDTASYNRFLSLTRMAGYYFDTKIFKATDVTDIFRKNTLIRGLAIRASLMRASFNIVKVDKAHNNSVVYLFGVDPIMSIYYFILFKSYRIKIVSERNELPIEIINNKHRIVSLYKRFLYPWLFKLFDGYSVISSQLQKFYSSYTGERCQITLLPMTVDFSRFENVLIDNNKDVKFIFYAGSLDQSKDGINHLIRAFLRVHKKLLNWELWIAGISDDSSDIVCSTIGDPDFEKKVKFLGLVSRDKIPALLLSSEVCVLPRPDSLQARHGFPAKLGEYLASGKPVITTNVGEIPSYLSKEEVFYISKDTIEVNLAETLLFVYSHYDQALEKGQRGRQKAYQVFSLQKNAEILRDFINGVISQ